Proteins encoded by one window of Chryseobacterium sp. POL2:
- the yidC gene encoding membrane protein insertase YidC, protein MQQNNGLDKNQLISFGVLSLLLLGFMLYFQNRQVDQEQTQITQQTKKTEQSATANISAANVNNVAANAIQKVNLKNDELSLEFSSLGGQVSTVQLNKYNAFDGKNKNKPLYLFNNKNSDYGFEFKDKSGKLINTKDLVFAPSVNGNTLTLTSQINAATIQFIYTLNPKYTLDFKVRTKGLSTITADTKATFKWNYNVRELEKGRAQEQTHTEFVYAFNNYKDYDYDARTDMDETKETLNWIGVKQQFFVAVLEAQHGFTQSKGFQDNVEEGEYLKKFNYDGQVALTGGEFNQDFSWYFMPLDLQLLKSFDNKNFDEILPLGWSFIGSLNRHVFMPMYDVISSWGIAAGWVIFLMTIIVKLILSPIMYKQHKLSAMMKVIRPEIDEVNKKFKDADPMKKQQETMAVYRKAGVNQLAGCLPALVQVPLFYALFRFFPNMLDLRGKSFWFAEDLTAYDDLIKLPFNIPFLGEHLSIFAIACTAVILIYTMMTAGNIQQPQQEGMPNMKVLMYIFPITFLFFLNTSASGLSWYYFVSNAINIIIILVIKYFILDEKKIHAQIQENKKKAPKPEGRFQKRMREMMEQAQEQQKKQEHMRKKK, encoded by the coding sequence ATGCAACAGAACAACGGACTGGATAAAAATCAGTTAATCAGCTTTGGGGTGCTGTCTTTACTTTTGTTAGGCTTTATGCTCTATTTTCAAAATAGACAAGTTGACCAAGAGCAAACACAGATTACGCAACAAACCAAAAAGACAGAGCAATCTGCAACTGCCAATATTAGCGCAGCCAATGTTAACAATGTAGCAGCCAATGCTATCCAAAAAGTGAATCTTAAAAATGACGAGCTTAGCTTGGAGTTTTCTAGTCTTGGCGGACAAGTTTCTACCGTACAACTTAACAAGTACAACGCCTTTGATGGTAAAAACAAAAATAAACCTCTTTATCTTTTTAATAACAAAAACTCCGATTACGGTTTTGAGTTTAAAGATAAATCTGGAAAACTGATTAACACCAAAGACTTGGTTTTTGCACCAAGTGTTAACGGCAATACCTTGACATTGACTAGTCAAATTAACGCGGCAACTATTCAGTTTATCTATACTTTGAATCCTAAATATACTTTGGATTTTAAAGTAAGAACCAAAGGATTGTCAACAATTACAGCAGATACGAAAGCGACTTTCAAATGGAATTATAACGTTCGTGAGTTAGAAAAAGGTCGTGCACAAGAACAAACGCATACCGAGTTTGTATACGCTTTTAATAATTATAAAGATTATGACTATGATGCGCGTACAGACATGGACGAAACCAAAGAAACGCTTAACTGGATTGGGGTAAAACAACAATTCTTCGTTGCAGTTTTGGAAGCGCAACATGGTTTTACGCAATCTAAAGGTTTTCAGGATAATGTTGAAGAAGGCGAATATCTTAAGAAGTTTAATTACGATGGACAAGTAGCTTTAACAGGCGGAGAGTTCAATCAGGATTTTTCTTGGTACTTCATGCCTTTGGATTTACAATTGTTAAAATCGTTTGATAATAAAAATTTTGATGAGATCTTGCCATTAGGTTGGTCTTTCATAGGATCGCTTAACAGACATGTTTTCATGCCAATGTACGATGTAATTTCTTCTTGGGGCATTGCTGCAGGTTGGGTAATTTTCTTAATGACGATTATCGTAAAATTAATTTTGTCGCCGATTATGTACAAACAGCATAAGTTGAGTGCGATGATGAAGGTGATTCGTCCAGAGATCGATGAGGTGAACAAAAAATTCAAAGATGCTGACCCGATGAAGAAACAGCAAGAGACCATGGCGGTCTATAGAAAAGCAGGCGTTAACCAATTGGCAGGATGTTTACCGGCTTTGGTGCAAGTTCCGTTATTCTACGCATTATTCCGTTTCTTCCCGAATATGTTGGATCTTAGAGGAAAAAGTTTCTGGTTCGCAGAAGATTTAACCGCTTATGATGATTTAATTAAATTACCATTTAATATCCCATTCTTAGGAGAGCATTTGAGTATTTTTGCAATTGCGTGTACCGCTGTTATTTTGATCTATACGATGATGACTGCAGGTAACATACAACAACCACAACAAGAAGGTATGCCGAATATGAAGGTGTTGATGTACATTTTCCCAATTACATTCTTATTCTTCTTAAATACGTCTGCATCTGGTCTTTCTTGGTATTATTTTGTATCCAATGCGATTAACATTATCATTATTTTGGTGATTAAATATTTTATCTTGGACGAAAAGAAAATTCATGCTCAAATCCAAGAGAATAAGAAAAAGGCACCAAAACCTGAAGGACGTTTCCAAAAACGAATGAGAGAGATGATGGAGCAAGCTCAGGAGCAACAAAAGAAACAAGAGCATATGCGCAAAAAGAAATAG